A genomic region of Pyrus communis chromosome 14, drPyrComm1.1, whole genome shotgun sequence contains the following coding sequences:
- the LOC137716009 gene encoding clathrin heavy chain 2-like, giving the protein MAAANAPMTMKEALTLPSIGINPQFITFTHVTMESDKYICVRETSPQNSVVIIDMNMPMQPLRRPITADSALMNPNSRILALKAQVQGTTQDHLQIFNIEMKAKMKSHQMPEQVVFWKWITPKMLGLVTQTSVYHWLIEGDSEPTKVFERTANLANNQIINYRCDPLEKWLVLIGIAPGSAERPQLVKGNMQLFSVEQNRSQALEAHAASFATFKVPGNEHPSILICFASKSSNAGQVSSKMHVIELGAQPGKPSYTKKQADLFFPPDFADDFPVSMQISEKYGLIYVITKLGLLFVYDLETATAVYRNRISPDPIFLTAEASTVGGFYAINRRGQVLLATINEQTIVPFVSGQLNNLGLAVSLAKRGNLPGAEDLVVQRFQELFSQTKYKEAAELAAESPMGILRTPDTVAKFQSVPVQAGQTPPLLQYFGTLLTKGKLNAYESLELSRLVVNQNKKNLLENWLAEDKLECSEELGDLVKTVDNDLALKIYIKARATPKVVAAFAERREFDKILIYSKQVGYTPDYLFLLQTILRADPQGAVNFALMMSQMEGGCPIDYNTITDLFLQRNLIREATAFLLDVLKPNLPEHGFLQTKVLEINLVTFPNVADAILANGMFSHYDRPRIGQLCEKAGLYLRALQHYTELPDIKRVIVNTHAIDPQALVEFFGTLSVEWALECMKDLLLVNLRGNLQIIVQTAKEYCEQLGVDKCIKLFEQFKSYEGLYFFLGAYLSSSEDPDIHFKYIEAAAKTGQIKEVERVTRESNFYDPEKAKNFLMEAKLPDARPLINVCDRFGFVPDLTHYLYMNNMLRYIEGYVQKVNPGNAPLVVGQLLDDECPEDFIKGLILSVRSLLPVEPLVEECEKRNRLRLLTQFLEHLVSEGSQDVHVHNALGKIIIDSGNNPEHFLTTNPYYDSRVVGKYCEKRDPTLAVVAYRRGQCDDELINVTNKNSLFKLQARYVVERMDDDLWAKVLDPENEYKRQLIDQVVSTALPESKSPEQVSATVKAFMTADLPHELIELLEKIVLQNSAFSGNFNLQNLLILTAIKADPSRVMDYINRLDNFDGPAVGVMAVEAQLYEEAFAIFKKFNLNVDAVNVLLDNIQSIDRAVEFAFRVEEDAVWSQVAKAQLREGLVSDAIESFIRADDATHFLDVIRASEDADVYHDLVRYLLMVRQKTKEPKVDSELIYAYAKIDRLGDIEEFILMPNVANLQNVGDRLFDEALYEAAKIIFAFISNWGKLACTLVKLNQFQGAVDAARKANSSKTWKFVCFACVDAEEFRLAQICGLNIIIQVDDLEEVCEYYQNRGCFNELISLMESGLGLERAHMGIFTELGVLYARYRPEKLMEHIKLFSTRLNIPKLIRACDEQQHWKELTYLYIQYDEFDNAATTIMNHSPEAWDHMQFKDVIVKVASVELYYRAVHFYLEEHPEVINDVLNVIALRVDHTRVVDIMRKAGHIRLIKPYMIAVQSNNVTAVNEALNEIYIEEEDYDRLRESIDLHDSFDQIGLAQKLEKHELLEMRRVAAYIYKKAGRWKQSIALSKKDNHYKDCMETCSQSGDHELSEELLIYFIEQGKKECFAACLFVCYDMIRPDVALELAWMNNIIDFALPYLLQFIREYTGKVDELIKDKIEAQNEVKAKAKEEKELVAQQNMYAQLLPALPAPPGMGGYAPPPMPPMGGMGMPPMPPFGMPQMGPSY; this is encoded by the exons ATGGCCGCCGCTAACGCCCCCATGACCATGAAAGAGGCCCTCACG TTGCCTAGTATTGGGATCAATCCCCAATTCATTACGTTTACGCATGTGACTATGGAATCGGATAAGTACATTTGTGTTAGGGAGACATCACCGCAGAATAGCGTCGTTATCATCGATATGAACATGCCCATGCAGCCGTTGCGTCGACCCATTACCGCCGACTCGGCTTTGATGAATCCCAATTCCAGAATTCTTGCTCTAAAAG CTCAAGTCCAAGGAACTACTCAGGACCATTTACAAATATTTAACATCGAAATGAAAGCAAAGATGAAATCACATCAAATGCCTGAGCAG GTTGTCTTTTGGAAGTGGATCACTCCAAAGATGCTAGGTCTGGTCACTCAAACCTCAGTATATCATTGGTTAATTGAAG GTGATTCCGAGCCTACAAAGGTCTTTGAGCGGACAGCTAATTTGGCAAACAATCAAATAATCAACTACCGTTGTGATCCTTTGGAAAAGTGGTTGGTCTTAATTGGAATTGCTCCTGGTTCAGCAGAG AGGCCACAACTTGTCAAAGGAAATATGCAACTTTTTTCTGTGGAACAGAATCGTAGTCAGGCTCTTGAAGCACATGCTGCATCGTTTGCCACATTTAAA GTTCCAGGGAATGAGCATCCTTCAATTCTTATTTGTTTTGCCTCAAAGTCCTCCAATGCTGGACAGGTTTCATCAAAGATGCATGTAATTGAGCTTGGTGCCCAGCCAG GAAAACCATCATATACTAAGAAGCAAGCAGATTTATTCTTTCCTCCAGATTTTGCTGACGACTTTCCAGTATCAATGCAG ATATCGGAAAAGTATGGGTTGATATATGTTATCACAAAGCTTGGACTTTTATTTGTATATGACCTAGAGACAGCAACTGCAGTTTATAGAAATCGAATCAGTCCAGATCCTATATTTTTGACAGCTGAAGCTTCAACTGTTGGGGGGTTTTATGCAATCAATAGGCGAGGCCAGGTCTTACTTGCCACTATAAATGAACAAACAATTGTACCATTTGTTAGTGGTCAG TTAAACAATTTGGGGCTTGCAGTGAGTCTTGCGAAAAGAGGAAACCTTCCTGGTGCTGAGGACCTG GTTGTCCAGCGGTTCCAAGAATTGTTTTCTCAAACAAAGTATAAGGAGGCTGCAGAGCTTGCCGCAGAATCTCCAATGGGAATACTCCGTACTCCTGATACTGTTGCTAAATTTCAG AGTGTTCCTGTGCAAGCTGGGCAAACCCCACCTCTATTGCAGTATTTTGGAACTCTTTTAACTAAAGGAAAACTCAATGCTTATGAATCATTAGAACTGTCACGTTTAGTTGTAAATCAGAACAAAAAGAATCTTTTGGAGAATTGGCTAGCAGAGGACAAGCTAGAATGTAGTGAAGAGCTTGGAGATCTTGTGAAG ACAGTGGATAATGACCTTGCTTTGAAAATATACATCAAAGCTCGAGCAACGCCCAAAGTTGTTGCAGCATTTGCTGAGAGAAGGGAATTTGACAAGATTTTGATATACTCAAAGCAG GTTGGATATACACCTGATTATTTGTTCCTTCTCCAAACAATTTTGCGGGCAGATCCCCAG GGGGCTGTTAATTTTGCTCTAATGATGTCTCAAATGGAGGGAGGTTGCCCCATTGACTACAATACCATCACCGATCTGTTCCTTCAG AGGAACTTGATCCGTGAAGCAACAGCCTTTTTGTTGGATGTGCTGAAGCCGAATCTACCTGAGCATGGATTCCTTCAGACAAAG GTTTTGGAAATCAATCTTGTGACTTTTCCAAATGTTGCGGATGCTATATTGGCCAATGGTATGTTCAGCCATTATGATCGCCCACGCATTGGTCAACTTTGTGAAAAAGCTGGTTTGTATTTGCGTGCCCTACAG CACTACACTGAGTTGCCTGATATCAAACGTGTCATTGTGAACACACATGCAATTGACCCTCAG GCTCTTGTTGAGTTCTTTGGAACTCTTTCTGTAGAATGGGCTCTTGAGTGCATGAAAGATCTTCTGCTGGTCAATCTTAGGGGCAATCTTCAGATTATTGTACAG ACTGCCAAAGAGTATTGCGAGCAATTAGGTGTAGATAAGTGTATAAAATTGTTTGAGCAGTTCAAGTCCTATGAGGGGCTGTACTTCTTCCTAGGCGCATATTTGAGCTCCAG CGAGGATCCTGATATTCATTTCAAGTACATTGAAGCAGCTGCAAAAACTGGACAGATTAAGGAGGTGGAGCGTGTGACACGGGAATCAAATTTTTATGACCCTGAAAAGGCTAAGAACTTTTTAATGGAAGCAAAGCTTCCAGATGCACGTCCTCTAATTAATGTCTGTGATCGTTTTGGCTTTGTTCCAGATCTCACCCATTATCTGTATATGAACAATATGCTTCGTTACATTGAAGGTTATGTCCAAAAG GTCAATCCAGGAAATGCTCCTTTAGTTGTAGGGCAGCTACTGGATGATGAATGTCCTGAAGATTTCATTAAAGGTCTTATTCTATCAGTTCGTTCTCTTCTACCGGTTGAGCCCCTTGTCGAGGAATGTGAAAAGAG GAATCGTCTTCGCTTGCTCACTCAATTTTTGGAGCATCTTGTGAGTGAGGGAAGCCAAGATGTACATGTCCACAATGCTCTGGGTAAAATCATCATAGATAGTGGCAACAATCCTGAGCATTTTCTCACAACTAACCCATACTATGATTCTCGCGTTGTGGGTAAATATTGTGAGAAAAGGGATCCTACCCTTGCTGTTGTTGCATACCGTAGAGGGCAATGTGACGATGAGCTCATTAatgttacaaataaaaattcctTGTTCAAACTCCAGGCCAG ATATGTCGTGGAAAGAATGGATGATGACCTCTGGGCTAAGGTCCTTGATCCTGAAAATGAATATAAAAGGCAACTAATTGATCAAGTTGTATCTACTGCCTTGCCTGAAAGCAAGAGTCCTGAGCAAGTTTCGGCAACTGTTAAAGCATTTATGACTGCAGACCTTCCACACGAGTTGATTGAACTTCTTGAAAAGATAGTGCTGCAAAATTCTGCTTTTAGTGGGAACTTCAATCTGCAGAATCTGTTGATTCTGACTGCCATCAAAGCTGATCCATCCAGAGTCATGGACTATATCAATAGATTAGACAACTTTGATGGACCCGCAGTTGGAGTAATGGCTGTAGAAGCTCAATTGTATGAAGAAGCATTTGCAATCTTCAAGAAGTTCAATTTGAATGTTGATGCTGTGAATGTCCTGTTGGATAACATTCAGAGCATTGACCGAGCTGTAGAGTTTGCATTCCGGGTTGAAGAAGATGCTGTTTGGAGCCAGGTGGCCAAGGCTCAATTGCGAGAGGGATTAGTGAGTGATGCCATCGAATCATTCATCCGTGCAGATGATGCCACCCACTTTTTGGATGTCATACGTGCTTCTGAGGATGCAGATGTATATCATGACTTGGTAAGGTACCTTCTGATGGTTAGGCAGAAGACCAAGGAGCCGAAGGTCGACAGTGAACTTATTTATGCATATGCTAAGATTGATCGGCTTGGTGATATTGAAGAATTCATTCTTATGCCAAATGTTGCCAATCTCCAAAATGTTGGGGATCGCTTGTTTGATGAGGCCCTATATGAAGCAGCCAAGATCATATTTGCATTCATTTCTAACTGGGGTAAACTAGCATGCACTCTTGTGAAGCTAAATCAGTTTCAAGGTGCCGTTGATGCAGCTCGGAAAGCTAACAGCTCAAAAACTTGGAAGTTTGTTTGCTTTGCATGCGTTGATGCTGAGGAATTCCGCTTAGCTCAGATTTGTGGACTTAACATCATCATTCAG gtGGATGATTTGGAAGAGGTCTGTGAGTATTACCAGAACAGGGGATGCTTTAACGAGCTCATTAGTCTCATGGAGAGCGGGCTAGGGTTGGAGCGTGCACATATGGGCATCTTTACGGAATTAGGAGTTTTATATGCAAGATACCGTCCTGAGAAGCTTATGGAACACATTAAACTGTTCTCTACCCGTCTCAACATTCCCAAGCTTATACGAGCTTGCGATGAACAGCAGCACTGGAAAGAATTAACATACTTATATATCCAATATGATGAGTTTGATAATGCTGCAACTACCATAATGAACCACTCCCCAGAAGCATGGGACCACATGCAATTCAAGGATGTTATTGTCAAAGTTGCAAGTGTTGAACTCTACTATAGGGCTGTGCACTTCTACTTAGAAGAACATCCTGAAGTTATTAATGATGTTCTTAATGTGATTGCACTTCGTGTCGACCACACCAGAGTGGTGGATATAATGAGAAAG GCTGGTCACATCCGCCTCATAAAGCCATACATGATTGCAGTTCAGAGCAACAATGTAACTGCTGTAAATGAAGCTCTAAATGAAATATACATAGAGGAGGAAGACTATGACAGGCTTCGTGAATCAATAGATTTGCACGACAGCTTTGATCAGATCGGCCTTGCTCAAAAG CTTGAGAAACATGAGCTTCTGGAGATGAGACGTGTCGCTGCATACATTTACAAGAAAGCGGGTAGATGGAAGCAATCCATTGCATTGTCAAAGAAAGACAATCATTACAAAGATTGCATGGAGACATGCTCGCAGTCTGGTGATCATGAACTTTCGGAGGAACTGCTTATCTATTTCATTGAGCAG GGAAAGAAAGAGTGTTTTGCTGCATGCCTATTTGTTTGTTATGATATGATCCGGCCAGATGTTGCTCTCGAGCTTGCGTGGATGAACAATATAATTGATTTTGCCTTACCATACCTCCTGCAG ttTATTCGAGAGTACACAGGAAAGGTTGATGAACTTATTAAAGACAAAATCGAAGCTCAAAACGAGGTGAAAGCCAAAGCGAAAGAGGAGAAGGAATTGGTTGCTCAGCAG AATATGTATGCTCAGTTGCTGCCTGCCTTGCCTGCACCACCGGGAATGGGAGGTTATGCTCCACCACCAATGCCGCCAATGGGAGGGATGGGGATGCCGCCAATGCCACCATTTGGAATGCCGCAAATGGGCCCCTCTTACTAA
- the LOC137715609 gene encoding ran-binding protein 1 homolog b-like, with protein sequence MSSAADPEHREDEEAPLAGDDEDTGAQVAPIVRLEEVAVTTGEEEEDAILDLKAKLYRFDKDGNQWKERGAGTVKFLKHKKTGKVRLVMRQSKTLKICANHLVLPKMTVQEHAGNEKSCVWHATDFADGKLKEELFCIRFASIENNKLFMEKFQEVAESQSPEEESKEATEAAGLLDKLSVGEKSEAEAPAATKSDRVKEAEAPAEEKAEEKAPDVKGKKKDD encoded by the exons ATGTCGAGTGCCGCCGATCCCGAGCACAGAGAAGACGAGGAAGCCCCACTCGCCGGCGACGACGAGGACACCGGAGCTCAGGTCGCTCCGATCGTCCGGCTCGAGGAGGTCGCCGTCACCACCGGCGAAGAAGAGGAGGACGCCATCCTCGATCT GAAGGCGAAGCTTTACCGATTCGATAAAGACGGTAACCAGTGGAAAGAGCGAGGTGCTGGCACTGTCAAGTTTCTCAAGCACAAAAAGACGGGCAAGGTCCGCCTTGTCATGCGCCAGTCCAAAACCCTAAAGATCTGCGCCAATCATCTCG TTCTACCGAAGATGACGGTCCAGGAGCACGCCGGCAATGAGAAGTCTTGTGTTTGGCACGCGACTGATTTTGCTGACGGGAAATTGAAGGAGGAGCTTTTCTGCATTAGATTCGCCTCAATTGAAA ATAACAAATTGTTCATGGAGAAGTTTCAAGAAGTTGCCGAATCCCAGAGTCCagaagaagaaagcaaagaAGCTACTGAAGCTGCTGGGCTCCTCGATAAATTGAGTGTTGGTGAGAAGTCTGAGGCAGAGGCACCTGCTGCAACCAAGAGTGATAGAGTAAAAGAAGCAGAAGCACCTGCTGAGGAGAAAGCAGAAGAAAAGGCACCTGATGTcaaggggaagaagaaagatgatTAA